In the Mauremys mutica isolate MM-2020 ecotype Southern chromosome 13, ASM2049712v1, whole genome shotgun sequence genome, one interval contains:
- the LOC123348366 gene encoding olfactory receptor 10A7-like, translated as MTTEAKSDMAGWTCYTSTILPRVLASLLTGDKTISICDCLTQCYFIGFFAGAECYLLAVMSYDRFLAICKPLRYAALMNGRFCLQLAAGSWINGFLAMTIVIVLMLQLIFCGPNEIDHFYCESTEILNLYCSDTNQIDLVITFLAAVFTLPPFVLTVASYVCIIITILRIPSTTGRQKAFSTCSSHLTVVTIFYGAIMILYMLPKTNSLRALNKVFSVFYTVLTPMANPFIYGLRNTEVKDTV; from the coding sequence acctgctacacctcgACCATCCTGCCCAGAGTTCTGGCCAGTCTTCTGACCGGGGACAAGACCATTTCCATCTGTGATTGTTTAACACAATGTTATTTTATTGGTTTCTTTGCAGGTGCAGAATGCTATCTGCTAGCggtgatgtcttatgatcggttcTTGGCGATATGCAAACCTCTGCGTTATGCAGCCCTCATGAACGGCAGGTTCTGCCTGCAGCTAGCAGCAGGGTCTTGGATAAATGGATTTCTGGCCATGACCATAGTAATAGTTCTTATGTTACAATTAAttttctgtggccccaatgaaattGATCATTTCTACTGTGAATCCACAGAAATACTTAATCTTTACTGTAGTGACACCAACCAGATAGATCTTGTCATTACCTTCCTGGCTGCTGTATTTACTCTGCCCCCATTTGTATTAACCGTGGCATCCTACGTATGTATCATCatcaccatcctgagaatcccttccaccaccGGGAGGCAGaaagccttttccacctgctcctctcacctcactgTAGTGACAATTTTCTATGGGGCCATAATGATTCTCTACATGCTACCAAAAACAAACTCACTGAGAGCCCTGaacaaagtgttctctgtctTCTACACAGTTCTGACTCCTATGGCCAATCCCTTCATATACGGCCTGAGAAACACAGAGGTGAAGGACACTGTATAA